One genomic window of Geodermatophilus sp. DSM 44513 includes the following:
- a CDS encoding response regulator transcription factor: MARSVLVIEDDDRIRRIVSITLQREGLEVIEAGSGEEGLARLAERSFDIILLDLMLPGRDGFDVCREIRRVSATPVIMVTARADSHDVVAGLEAGADDYVTKPFVAKELSARIRALARRTRATGVRPRVSVGDLEIAPQDGVVTRDGVVVPLTKTEFKLLVELAAERGRVLSREELLERVWGYDYFGDSRLVDVHVRRLRKKVEIDPANPTVVVTVRGMGYRLPE; this comes from the coding sequence GTGGCACGCTCGGTGCTGGTCATCGAGGACGACGACCGCATCCGCCGGATCGTCTCGATCACCCTCCAGCGCGAGGGCCTGGAGGTCATCGAGGCGGGCTCCGGTGAGGAGGGCCTGGCCCGACTCGCCGAACGGTCCTTCGACATCATCCTGCTCGACCTCATGCTGCCCGGCCGGGACGGCTTCGACGTCTGCCGGGAGATCCGCCGCGTGTCCGCCACCCCGGTGATCATGGTGACCGCCCGCGCGGACAGCCACGACGTGGTTGCGGGCCTGGAAGCCGGGGCTGACGACTACGTCACCAAGCCCTTCGTCGCCAAGGAACTCTCCGCCCGCATCCGCGCACTGGCCCGCCGCACCCGCGCGACTGGCGTCCGGCCACGGGTCAGCGTCGGCGACCTGGAGATCGCCCCGCAGGACGGTGTGGTGACCCGCGACGGCGTGGTCGTGCCGCTGACGAAGACCGAGTTCAAGCTGCTGGTCGAGCTGGCCGCCGAGCGCGGCCGGGTGCTCAGCCGCGAGGAGCTGCTCGAGCGGGTGTGGGGCTACGACTACTTCGGCGACTCCCGCCTGGTCGACGTCCACGTGCGCCGGCTGCGCAAGAAGGTCGAGATCGACCCGGCCAACCCGACCGTGGTGGTGACGGTGCGCGGCATGGGTTACCGCCTGCCCGAGTGA
- a CDS encoding PEP/pyruvate-binding domain-containing protein encodes MQPLPSADPGGPPLAADRPCVLWLDDERAADHEVAGAKAAALVTASRAGLPVVPGFVITTEAVEAIAAGASLPPEVLDAWRTLTRDDSRPLVVRSSSTVEDLGTSSMAGRFESVVGVHGLDGLRRAVDLVIASRGRAATGSDVLTGREPLAVLVQPLLAARCGGVLFGIDPVSGREDRLVAAAVRGGPDRLVSGEVDGSRYELERSGRLVEATRGEGGARLGRRHLRELAGLAARTAEVFGGPQDVEWAHDEGGRLRLLQSRPVTAERRGRPRGPVLGPGPVAETFPAPLQPLEADLWVEPLRTALGRALLLAGAASAADVEASPLITVLDGRAAVDLDLLEPRHRSPTAREWLDPRPRLRRLHTSWRVGRLRSALPSLARDVLAAADTALAGVPPLDDLDERRLVAVLHRLRPALLSVHAHELLVGLLADPGVPRATGTGTALEVLARARAAGRSDAETVAAQPVVLALAPPGVRAAPSLPADVAVPATGPGADDRPATDADDPGLLREALRLRVRWLQEVGARAAWTLGGRLAADGRLARAEEVGGLRLADLAALVDDPTAVASPRPVVPGDPLPARFRMSDTGRPVPVGGGAGATGAGGGTGSGPVHHGDDPPAGAVLVVRTLDPALAPVLPRLAGLVAETGSVLAHLAILAREAGVPTVVGAAGALERFAPGTVVRVDGTTGEVEEQDGA; translated from the coding sequence GTGCAACCGCTGCCGTCCGCGGACCCGGGAGGTCCGCCGCTCGCCGCCGACCGCCCGTGCGTCCTCTGGCTGGACGACGAGCGGGCGGCCGACCACGAGGTGGCCGGCGCGAAGGCAGCCGCGCTGGTCACCGCCTCCCGCGCGGGACTCCCCGTGGTGCCCGGCTTCGTGATCACCACCGAGGCGGTCGAGGCGATCGCCGCTGGGGCCTCCCTGCCGCCCGAGGTGCTGGATGCCTGGCGGACGCTGACCCGGGACGACTCGCGGCCGCTCGTGGTGCGCAGCAGCTCCACGGTCGAGGACCTCGGGACCTCGTCGATGGCCGGCCGGTTCGAGTCGGTGGTGGGCGTCCACGGCCTCGATGGTCTCCGGCGAGCGGTCGACCTGGTCATCGCCTCCCGTGGACGCGCCGCAACCGGGTCGGACGTCCTGACCGGGAGGGAGCCGCTGGCCGTCCTCGTGCAGCCGCTGCTGGCGGCGCGCTGCGGCGGCGTGCTGTTCGGCATCGACCCGGTGTCGGGGCGGGAGGACCGGCTGGTGGCCGCCGCCGTGCGGGGCGGCCCGGACCGGCTGGTCAGCGGGGAGGTCGACGGCAGCCGCTACGAGCTGGAGCGTTCCGGCCGGCTGGTCGAGGCGACCCGCGGCGAGGGCGGCGCACGGCTGGGCCGGCGGCACCTGAGGGAGCTGGCCGGCCTGGCGGCGCGGACGGCGGAGGTCTTCGGCGGCCCGCAGGACGTGGAGTGGGCCCACGACGAGGGCGGGCGGCTGCGGCTGCTGCAGAGCCGGCCCGTGACCGCCGAGCGCCGCGGCCGCCCCCGGGGTCCGGTGCTCGGCCCCGGTCCGGTGGCCGAGACCTTCCCCGCTCCCCTGCAGCCGCTGGAGGCCGACCTGTGGGTCGAGCCGCTGCGGACCGCGCTCGGCCGGGCGCTGCTGCTCGCCGGCGCGGCCTCCGCCGCCGATGTCGAGGCCTCTCCGCTGATCACCGTGCTCGACGGCCGGGCGGCGGTCGACCTCGACCTGCTGGAGCCCCGGCACCGGTCGCCCACGGCGCGCGAGTGGCTGGACCCGCGCCCTCGGCTGCGGCGCCTGCACACCTCGTGGCGGGTGGGCCGGCTGCGCTCGGCGCTGCCGTCACTGGCCCGCGACGTGCTGGCCGCCGCGGACACCGCGCTGGCCGGGGTCCCGCCGCTGGACGACCTCGACGAGCGTCGGCTGGTCGCCGTCCTGCACCGGCTGCGGCCCGCGCTGCTGTCGGTGCACGCCCACGAACTGCTCGTCGGCCTGCTGGCCGACCCCGGCGTGCCGCGGGCCACCGGCACCGGCACCGCCCTGGAGGTGCTGGCCCGCGCCCGTGCGGCCGGCCGGTCCGACGCCGAGACCGTCGCCGCCCAGCCGGTGGTCCTGGCGCTCGCCCCGCCCGGGGTGCGGGCGGCCCCCTCGCTGCCCGCGGACGTCGCCGTCCCGGCGACCGGGCCCGGGGCCGACGACCGGCCGGCGACGGACGCGGACGACCCGGGCCTGCTGCGCGAGGCGCTGCGGCTGCGGGTCCGTTGGCTGCAGGAGGTGGGGGCCCGCGCCGCCTGGACCCTCGGTGGACGCCTCGCGGCGGACGGTCGGCTGGCACGGGCGGAGGAGGTCGGCGGTCTGCGGCTGGCCGACCTCGCCGCGCTGGTCGACGACCCGACCGCCGTCGCGTCGCCCCGGCCGGTCGTCCCCGGAGACCCGCTGCCGGCCCGCTTCCGGATGAGCGACACCGGCCGGCCCGTGCCGGTCGGCGGCGGAGCGGGAGCGACCGGCGCCGGTGGCGGGACCGGGAGCGGCCCGGTGCACCACGGCGACGACCCGCCCGCCGGTGCGGTGCTCGTCGTCCGGACGCTGGACCCGGCGCTGGCGCCGGTGCTGCCGCGGCTGGCCGGCCTGGTCGCCGAGACCGGCAGCGTGCTGGCGCACCTGGCGATCCTGGCCCGCGAGGCCGGCGTCCCGACGGTGGTCGGCGCCGCCGGGGCGCTCGAGCGGTTCGCACCGGGCACGGTCGTCCGGGTGGACGGGACGACCGGCGAGGTCGAGGAGCAGGACGGCGCATGA
- a CDS encoding copper chaperone PCu(A)C, translating to MTAHPMSPPPRSRRLAAALVGATLVLGACGEDEDNPLQDDEVEVQGGAVGPDVMVNDDLELLQVQLAYPLDGTYEEGEAARLFFAVSNTGSEPATITDISGPDFSGVQVEKTDGQGLPLQVDADDNLYVGAEGPPDVTLLDLDRSLRSSQSIPVTFTFAEAGEITVDAMVSAEEDPAVPPFDFPDDDPDQDPTDDDSPAPSPTSPTG from the coding sequence ATGACCGCCCACCCGATGTCACCGCCGCCACGCTCCCGCCGGCTGGCCGCCGCCCTCGTCGGCGCCACCCTCGTGCTCGGGGCCTGTGGCGAGGACGAGGACAACCCACTGCAGGACGACGAAGTCGAGGTACAGGGTGGCGCGGTCGGCCCTGACGTCATGGTCAACGACGACCTCGAGCTGCTGCAGGTCCAGCTGGCGTACCCCCTCGACGGCACGTACGAGGAGGGCGAGGCCGCCCGCCTGTTCTTCGCGGTGAGCAACACCGGCAGCGAGCCGGCCACGATCACCGACATCAGCGGTCCGGACTTCTCCGGCGTCCAGGTGGAGAAGACCGACGGCCAGGGCCTGCCGTTGCAGGTCGACGCCGACGACAACCTCTACGTCGGCGCCGAGGGCCCGCCGGACGTGACCCTGCTCGACCTCGACCGGTCCCTGCGCTCCTCGCAGTCGATCCCGGTCACCTTCACCTTCGCCGAGGCCGGAGAGATCACCGTCGACGCCATGGTCTCCGCGGAGGAGGACCCGGCCGTTCCACCGTTCGACTTCCCAGACGACGACCCCGACCAGGACCCCACCGACGACGACTCCCCGGCACCCAGCCCGACCTCCCCCACCGGGTGA
- a CDS encoding GAF domain-containing sensor histidine kinase, with the protein MSEVEGLLTPAALVEAAQQMGGERTRAGALARVVSLTASLVPGAEQTSVTVLVGDRLITLAASGPVARQLDEVQDEAGEGPCLTAARDGDPVLVEDTAVERRWPRYASRAQVLRVGSTLSLPMPLPMPAGSRMTGSLNICSSEAAAFTPAARTVASVLLGQATLALISATERERAADRVAQVESVLGLLVHDLRSGMTVALSGQDHLASQRDQLDPTGREALDLLGDELHRQQHLLTELVELVRAELPSTRATALLPVVRAAADLHRRPVPVLHGPDAESVVVRIHPLRLRRILANLLDHAERHADGATALRVSGAEVVAWVAVEDAGPGVPVERREGIFTRLVNSPVPADVREGSHLGLALSRLHARLAGGDLIVEDRPGGGARFVLALPTASSPVPIASTADRQLRVDAE; encoded by the coding sequence ATGTCCGAAGTCGAGGGGCTCCTGACCCCGGCGGCGTTGGTCGAGGCCGCCCAGCAGATGGGCGGGGAGCGGACCCGCGCCGGTGCCCTGGCCCGCGTCGTGTCACTGACCGCGTCGCTGGTGCCCGGCGCCGAACAGACGTCCGTCACGGTCCTCGTCGGCGATCGGTTGATCACCCTGGCGGCCAGCGGACCGGTGGCCCGGCAACTCGACGAGGTCCAGGACGAGGCCGGGGAGGGGCCCTGCCTGACCGCAGCTCGAGACGGCGACCCGGTCCTGGTCGAGGACACGGCGGTCGAGCGCCGCTGGCCCCGGTACGCCTCCCGCGCCCAGGTGCTGCGGGTGGGGAGCACGCTGTCGCTGCCCATGCCCCTGCCGATGCCCGCAGGATCCCGGATGACCGGTTCGCTCAACATCTGCTCGTCGGAGGCGGCCGCGTTCACCCCCGCTGCCCGGACGGTCGCCTCGGTGCTGCTCGGCCAGGCCACGCTGGCGCTCATCTCCGCCACCGAGCGGGAGCGTGCGGCCGACCGGGTGGCGCAGGTCGAGTCCGTGCTCGGGCTGCTGGTCCACGACCTGCGCTCGGGGATGACCGTGGCGCTGTCGGGCCAGGACCACCTGGCCAGCCAGCGCGACCAGCTCGACCCGACCGGTCGGGAGGCGCTGGACCTGCTCGGCGACGAGCTGCACCGGCAGCAGCACCTCCTGACCGAGTTGGTGGAGCTCGTCCGCGCCGAACTCCCCTCCACCCGCGCCACCGCACTGCTGCCCGTGGTCCGGGCGGCGGCGGATCTGCACCGCCGCCCGGTGCCGGTGCTCCACGGCCCCGACGCCGAGTCGGTGGTGGTCCGGATCCACCCGCTGCGGTTGCGCCGCATCCTGGCCAACCTGCTGGACCACGCCGAGCGGCACGCCGACGGTGCGACCGCACTCCGGGTCTCCGGCGCGGAGGTGGTGGCCTGGGTGGCCGTCGAGGACGCCGGCCCCGGGGTGCCGGTCGAGCGACGGGAGGGCATCTTCACCCGCCTCGTGAACTCCCCGGTCCCCGCGGACGTCCGCGAGGGCAGCCACCTGGGTCTGGCATTGAGCCGGCTCCATGCCCGTCTGGCCGGTGGTGACCTCATCGTCGAGGACCGCCCCGGCGGTGGCGCACGCTTCGTCCTGGCGTTGCCCACGGCCAGCTCACCCGTCCCGATCGCCTCGACCGCCGATCGACAGCTCCGGGTCGACGCCGAGTAG
- a CDS encoding metallophosphoesterase: MKRWLARVGIALGVLLVLLLGYGVLVEPRLVLDEERAEVPIPQLGEELAGTEVGVVSDFQLGMWFANTGMVARAVETLVAAEPDAVLLGGDFLYSTDPSVDTQIDTLLDLLDPLLDSGIPAYAVLGNHDHAVGAAEELTTALEDAGIPVLVNEVAAVPGPVEDPARQLHVVGIGAETAGRADVDAALAGLPEDAPRVVLTHNPTVFDRLPAGSAPLTLAGHTHCGQVTLPGSPRWSYLALTAEERMVADGWAPEGFGAEGNRLFVTCGIGFSLAPVRINAPPQVAFFELQPGG; this comes from the coding sequence GTGAAGCGCTGGCTGGCCCGGGTCGGCATCGCCCTCGGGGTCCTGCTCGTGCTGCTGCTGGGCTACGGCGTGCTGGTCGAGCCGCGGCTGGTCCTGGACGAGGAACGCGCCGAGGTCCCGATCCCGCAGCTGGGCGAGGAGCTGGCCGGCACCGAGGTCGGGGTGGTCAGCGACTTCCAGCTGGGCATGTGGTTCGCCAACACCGGCATGGTGGCGCGCGCGGTGGAGACGCTGGTCGCCGCCGAGCCCGACGCCGTCCTGCTCGGTGGCGACTTCCTGTACAGCACCGACCCGAGCGTCGACACCCAGATCGACACGCTGCTCGACCTCCTCGACCCGCTGCTGGACTCCGGGATCCCGGCCTACGCCGTCCTCGGCAACCACGACCACGCCGTCGGCGCGGCCGAGGAGCTCACCACCGCACTGGAGGACGCCGGGATCCCCGTGCTGGTCAACGAGGTGGCCGCCGTTCCCGGTCCGGTCGAGGACCCGGCGCGGCAGCTGCACGTCGTGGGGATCGGCGCCGAGACGGCCGGGCGGGCGGACGTCGACGCGGCGCTGGCCGGCCTGCCCGAGGACGCGCCGCGGGTGGTGCTCACGCACAACCCGACGGTCTTCGACCGGCTGCCGGCCGGCAGCGCGCCGCTCACCCTGGCCGGGCACACCCACTGCGGACAGGTGACCCTGCCGGGCAGCCCGCGCTGGTCGTACCTGGCGCTCACCGCCGAGGAACGGATGGTCGCCGACGGGTGGGCGCCGGAGGGCTTCGGCGCCGAGGGGAACCGGCTGTTCGTCACCTGCGGCATCGGGTTCAGCCTCGCCCCGGTCCGCATCAACGCCCCGCCGCAGGTCGCGTTCTTCGAGCTGCAGCCGGGCGGCTGA
- a CDS encoding GerMN domain-containing protein: MTTAARTPTGTGIDARSSGPRLTVYFVRGAVLAPVERPAGAATTAAALEHLVSGPTPREADGGIRTALPPEVIEVDEDLPEGLTTVSVTRGFTGLAGGDQLLAVAQVVWTLTEFPRVTEVRFVVEDQPVEVPADDGLTDQPVDRDDYRSWPRRSRRRPHRPPAVRTEWDRPPVRHRGDATTRRPPLA, translated from the coding sequence GTGACGACCGCGGCCCGGACACCGACGGGGACCGGCATCGACGCGCGCTCCAGCGGCCCACGGCTGACCGTCTACTTCGTGCGGGGTGCCGTCCTGGCCCCGGTCGAACGGCCCGCCGGTGCGGCCACCACCGCCGCAGCACTGGAGCACCTGGTGTCCGGGCCGACGCCGAGGGAGGCGGACGGCGGCATCCGGACGGCGCTCCCCCCGGAGGTCATCGAGGTCGACGAGGACCTCCCCGAGGGTCTGACCACCGTCTCGGTGACCCGTGGGTTCACCGGGCTCGCCGGCGGCGACCAGCTCCTCGCCGTGGCCCAGGTGGTCTGGACGCTCACCGAGTTCCCCAGGGTCACCGAGGTCCGCTTCGTGGTGGAGGACCAACCGGTCGAGGTGCCGGCCGACGACGGCCTGACCGACCAGCCGGTCGACCGCGACGACTACCGGTCGTGGCCCCGGCGGAGCCGACGCCGACCACACCGCCCCCCGGCGGTGCGGACGGAGTGGGACCGGCCACCAGTTCGCCACCGCGGTGACGCGACCACGCGCCGACCTCCGCTGGCGTGA
- a CDS encoding metallophosphoesterase: MPPLNRRQLLAAGLGAVGTLAAGGGLTGQLWPLLGREDLLPGAETRLTLPARAWPQAADRLTFAAVGDTGSGGRQAMAVAERMARGYRQSPYGLVTHLGDLCYYGRVEDRFDDVFVRPMRPLIDAGVRFELAIGNHDGALHHSDESLAEIDAELRLLGTPARTYTTSHGPVDFFYLDSSAPGLLGEESSAQLEWLDDALASSVNQWKVVCMHHPVYSAGSHGPTPGAEDVLAPVFARRAVDLVLTGHDHHYERTRPVEGVTHVVSGGGCKTTPVGRSRHTVAAASALQYLHVDVVGDRLTGRSVRADGIVLDRFELRAREGR; this comes from the coding sequence GTGCCCCCGCTCAACCGCAGACAGCTGCTCGCCGCCGGCCTCGGTGCGGTCGGCACCCTCGCCGCCGGAGGTGGGCTGACCGGCCAGCTGTGGCCGCTGCTCGGCCGGGAGGACCTGCTGCCCGGTGCCGAGACCCGGCTGACCCTGCCCGCGCGAGCGTGGCCGCAGGCCGCCGACCGGCTGACCTTCGCCGCGGTGGGCGACACCGGCAGCGGCGGGCGGCAGGCCATGGCGGTGGCCGAGCGCATGGCCCGTGGCTACCGGCAGTCGCCCTACGGCCTGGTCACGCACCTGGGCGACCTCTGCTACTACGGCCGGGTGGAGGACCGCTTCGACGACGTCTTCGTCCGCCCGATGCGCCCGCTGATCGACGCCGGCGTCCGCTTCGAGCTCGCCATCGGCAACCACGACGGGGCCCTGCACCACAGCGACGAGAGCCTGGCCGAGATCGACGCCGAGCTGCGGCTGCTGGGCACCCCGGCCCGCACCTACACGACCAGCCACGGCCCGGTGGACTTCTTCTACCTCGACTCCAGTGCCCCGGGGCTGCTGGGCGAGGAGTCGTCGGCCCAGCTGGAGTGGCTCGACGACGCCCTGGCCAGCTCGGTCAACCAGTGGAAGGTCGTCTGCATGCACCACCCGGTGTACTCGGCCGGCTCGCACGGGCCGACGCCGGGAGCGGAGGACGTGCTGGCCCCCGTCTTCGCCCGGCGCGCCGTCGACCTGGTCCTCACCGGGCACGACCACCACTACGAGCGGACCCGCCCCGTCGAGGGAGTCACCCACGTGGTCAGCGGCGGCGGCTGCAAGACCACCCCGGTGGGCCGCAGCCGGCACACCGTGGCCGCCGCGTCGGCGCTGCAGTACCTGCACGTCGACGTCGTCGGTGACCGGCTCACGGGTCGCTCGGTGCGGGCCGACGGGATCGTCCTCGACCGGTTCGAGCTCCGGGCCCGGGAGGGACGGTGA
- a CDS encoding HAMP domain-containing sensor histidine kinase gives MTATRSRREPFRPADAQPDVGAALPRSPRAPLPRTLRGRATLAFTVVTVVVCGVLTVAVWVAVSQYLLLQRERTTLLQTTDNAAQVERALTTEGLPVPQVLAQLPRESGSVSLFVDDGAWQTTSLLLGRDDVPTELAETVLGGTPARQRIAVEGTTVMAVGIPFPGADRAYFEVFPLTELDRTYRVLSTVLALAIAGLVPLLLVIGWWVTGPALRPLHRVAAAAEAIAGGDLSARIDPRGDPSLVPIASSFNRTAAALETRVRADARFAADVSHELRSPLTAMMGAVDLVEGAADGLAPDGREALTLLRDEVLRFERLVADLLEISRADAGSADLAVEEVRLAALVREALTRRRLAGRPTARLEVPAEAAEVVIRADKRRLERVLNNLMDNADAHGGGLTGITVTCSGDTACVLVDDDGPGIPPAERNRVLERFARGSGSTRTRTEGAGLGLALVARHVQAMGGTVTVHDSPSGGARFVVGLPLHPVP, from the coding sequence ATGACCGCCACCCGGTCCCGCCGGGAGCCGTTCCGCCCGGCAGACGCACAGCCCGACGTCGGCGCGGCGCTCCCCCGCTCACCCCGGGCCCCGCTGCCCCGGACTCTCCGTGGGCGAGCCACCCTCGCCTTCACCGTGGTGACCGTGGTGGTGTGCGGTGTCCTCACGGTCGCCGTCTGGGTCGCGGTCTCGCAGTACCTGCTCCTGCAGCGCGAACGGACCACGCTGCTCCAGACCACCGACAACGCCGCGCAGGTGGAGCGTGCGCTGACCACGGAGGGCCTGCCCGTCCCCCAGGTGCTCGCCCAGCTCCCGCGCGAGTCCGGATCCGTCTCGCTGTTCGTGGACGACGGCGCCTGGCAGACGACGTCCCTGCTCCTCGGCCGGGACGACGTCCCCACCGAGCTGGCCGAGACCGTGCTGGGCGGCACCCCCGCGCGGCAGCGGATCGCGGTGGAGGGCACCACGGTGATGGCCGTCGGTATCCCGTTCCCCGGCGCGGACCGGGCCTACTTCGAGGTCTTCCCGCTGACGGAGCTGGACCGCACGTACCGCGTCCTGAGCACGGTGCTCGCCCTGGCGATCGCCGGTCTGGTGCCTCTGCTGCTCGTCATCGGCTGGTGGGTGACCGGCCCGGCGCTCCGTCCCCTCCACCGGGTCGCGGCGGCGGCCGAGGCGATCGCCGGTGGTGACCTCTCCGCCCGCATCGACCCCCGGGGGGATCCCTCGCTCGTCCCCATCGCGTCGTCCTTCAACCGGACGGCGGCCGCGCTGGAGACACGGGTGCGCGCGGACGCGCGCTTCGCGGCCGACGTGAGCCACGAGCTGCGCAGCCCGCTGACGGCGATGATGGGCGCGGTGGACCTGGTGGAGGGCGCCGCCGACGGGCTGGCCCCCGACGGCCGGGAGGCCCTGACGCTGCTGCGTGACGAGGTGCTGCGCTTCGAGCGCCTCGTCGCCGACCTCCTGGAGATTTCCCGCGCCGACGCGGGCAGCGCCGACCTCGCCGTCGAAGAGGTCCGTCTCGCCGCCCTGGTCCGCGAGGCCCTGACACGGCGACGGCTGGCGGGACGACCGACCGCGCGGCTCGAGGTCCCGGCGGAGGCCGCTGAGGTGGTCATCCGGGCGGACAAGCGCCGGCTCGAGCGCGTGCTGAACAACCTGATGGACAACGCCGACGCGCACGGCGGGGGCCTGACCGGCATCACCGTCACGTGCAGCGGGGACACCGCGTGCGTCCTGGTGGACGACGACGGTCCGGGGATCCCACCGGCGGAGCGGAACAGGGTCCTCGAACGGTTCGCCCGGGGCAGCGGCAGCACGCGCACCCGGACCGAGGGAGCGGGGCTCGGCCTGGCTCTCGTGGCCCGGCACGTGCAGGCGATGGGCGGGACGGTGACCGTCCACGACAGCCCGTCGGGCGGCGCTCGGTTCGTCGTCGGGCTGCCGTTGCACCCGGTGCCGTGA
- a CDS encoding AI-2E family transporter, whose protein sequence is MRTLLTGAALLAFAAVGWLLFWFLLLVPLVTVTAAVALLLAALVHPVARLLHRLGTPQALAALLSVLLLLTVLGGVGSLVGFRVTARLGDLTAPLAAGIDRIRVWLIEGPLGLDPQQVTGIRNAAVDQLYQLAPAPSAVAQMALSVLAAVVLAVFLLFFMLKDGARMWAWAVSWVPDRRRAQVDGAGHAAWEVLSLYVRGVTVVALIDAVGIGIGLFLLGVPLWVSLTLLTFVGAFVPLIGATVSGAVAVLVTLVTNGPTDAVIVLVIVLVVQQVEGNLLQPLIVGRTLHLHPVAVLVAVTAGTLLWGLAGALLATPSMAVAYRVADHLRTHPPASVERSDAAPGAVPADRPDLVAASGATPVGAVDDVWPPHPHRPA, encoded by the coding sequence GTGCGGACCCTGCTCACCGGTGCCGCGCTACTGGCGTTCGCCGCCGTGGGGTGGCTGCTGTTCTGGTTCCTCCTCCTGGTCCCGCTGGTCACCGTGACCGCCGCCGTGGCGCTGCTGCTCGCCGCCCTGGTCCATCCGGTGGCGCGGCTGCTGCACCGGCTGGGGACGCCGCAGGCGCTGGCTGCCCTCCTGTCGGTGCTCCTCCTCCTCACGGTGCTCGGCGGCGTCGGTTCCCTGGTGGGCTTCCGCGTCACCGCGAGGCTCGGCGACCTGACCGCGCCGCTGGCCGCCGGCATCGACCGGATCCGGGTGTGGCTGATCGAGGGGCCGCTGGGGCTGGATCCGCAACAGGTCACCGGCATCCGCAACGCGGCGGTGGACCAGCTCTACCAGCTGGCGCCCGCGCCGTCGGCCGTGGCGCAGATGGCCCTGTCCGTGCTGGCCGCGGTGGTCCTCGCCGTCTTCCTGCTCTTCTTCATGCTCAAGGACGGCGCGCGGATGTGGGCCTGGGCGGTGTCCTGGGTGCCCGACCGGCGGCGTGCGCAGGTCGACGGGGCCGGGCACGCCGCGTGGGAGGTGCTGTCCCTGTACGTGCGCGGGGTCACCGTGGTGGCCCTGATCGACGCGGTGGGCATCGGGATCGGCCTGTTCCTCCTCGGCGTGCCGCTGTGGGTCTCCCTGACCCTGCTCACCTTCGTCGGCGCCTTCGTCCCGCTCATCGGGGCCACGGTCAGCGGCGCCGTCGCCGTGCTCGTCACCCTGGTGACCAACGGCCCCACCGACGCGGTCATCGTGCTCGTCATCGTCCTGGTGGTGCAGCAGGTCGAGGGCAACCTGCTGCAGCCGCTCATCGTCGGGCGCACCCTGCACCTGCACCCCGTGGCCGTTCTCGTCGCGGTCACCGCCGGCACCCTGCTGTGGGGGCTGGCCGGGGCCCTGCTGGCCACACCGTCCATGGCCGTCGCGTACCGGGTCGCCGACCACCTGCGCACGCACCCTCCCGCGTCCGTGGAACGGTCCGATGCGGCGCCGGGGGCCGTGCCGGCCGACCGTCCGGACCTGGTTGCGGCCTCCGGCGCCACCCCCGTCGGAGCCGTCGACGACGTCTGGCCGCCACACCCGCACCGTCCCGCCTGA
- a CDS encoding GerMN domain-containing protein, giving the protein MPSVPPGPADAGPRPGWREVAVFFVRDVRLEAVPRQVAEWRPQTAVDLLLAGPTQAEVVSGLRTALGPQDVAVLSGPDGSGTAVVAVSREFAGLGGGNQLLAVAQLVWTVTQFPEVDRVRVSLDGVLLEVPTDRGLTDRPVSRADYGSVASRPVEVAPPSPMTPAPAPAPDPPPTDPPGRMTGSVPRGTGDPASPPP; this is encoded by the coding sequence GTGCCGAGTGTCCCGCCCGGACCGGCCGATGCCGGCCCTCGGCCGGGGTGGCGCGAGGTCGCCGTCTTCTTCGTGCGGGACGTGCGCCTCGAGGCGGTCCCCCGCCAGGTCGCGGAGTGGCGGCCGCAGACGGCGGTGGACCTCCTGCTGGCGGGTCCGACGCAGGCCGAGGTGGTGTCGGGCCTGCGCACCGCACTGGGTCCGCAGGACGTGGCGGTGCTGTCCGGACCCGACGGGAGCGGGACCGCCGTCGTGGCGGTCAGCCGGGAGTTCGCCGGCCTGGGCGGCGGCAACCAGCTGCTGGCCGTGGCCCAGCTGGTGTGGACGGTGACCCAGTTCCCCGAGGTCGACCGGGTGCGCGTCAGCCTGGACGGCGTACTCCTGGAGGTACCGACGGACCGGGGGCTGACCGACCGACCGGTGAGCCGGGCCGACTACGGGTCGGTCGCCTCGCGTCCGGTCGAGGTCGCCCCTCCGTCGCCGATGACGCCGGCGCCGGCGCCGGCGCCGGACCCTCCTCCGACCGATCCACCGGGCCGGATGACCGGGTCCGTCCCCCGCGGGACCGGCGATCCCGCTTCCCCACCGCCATGA